Proteins encoded by one window of Swingsia samuiensis:
- a CDS encoding glycosyltransferase, producing MYNQNIKNITHLNKTISDFREEYTTLKQFLLTPTPRWKRILKSFKAPFIPHLPTPPENIELLQSQTSHKASGNPEYFSQKNTKNILFISGEPNTPGVEYRCVRNAAAAQNAGFNTQIKACADVGFDDIAWADVMFLWRVEYSGHVSTILDLARQQNTRTIFDTDDIVFVPHYARIDLIDGIRSIGATESRIERSFADMRRTLLQCDQGSTTTSELMLAMHELQPVVHLLPNTYSSDVLKKSRLGFRLKKQLDDTTDQPLVLIGYATGSRTHQKDFSIACSALVSVLKKCPHARVVLFREKDNKKPVLLIEEFPQLQDVISQIEWRDMVPLNELAHEFARFDISIAPVEVGNVFCEAKSEIKFLEASLAGSTSIVSPTGPFSRVIKHGETGFFAQTSEEWENALLFLIDHPKERKIMARNAYYSVLWPFSPEAQAQRMHLALSSFDGSIQAAQAGETLLARQNLSSRSLPDIPDSETIYYHDNLNTSDVTVVITSYNYEPYLLDALQSVFEQTLQNLDLIVVDDGSHDQSISLLKTWMGRNTHRFNRLILKRSIQNAGLGGARNIGVDAAETPYIMQLDADNKLRPSACEELLQSMTFGIAYAYPLIQRFNEDGLVQPEHDPDVQKPPEAQALLGDLPYHPLSLISGNRIDAMAMIAKWAWAAAGGYYVSREAMGWEDFDLWCSLAELGLPGKHVPSILADYRQHESSMTNASTERALHKARVVEFVQNRHPWINLTAKAAQPRH from the coding sequence TTGTATAACCAAAACATTAAAAATATTACTCACCTAAACAAAACAATTTCTGATTTTCGGGAAGAATATACCACACTTAAACAGTTTTTATTAACCCCTACTCCACGTTGGAAGCGTATTCTCAAATCTTTCAAAGCTCCTTTCATCCCTCATTTACCCACCCCTCCTGAAAATATTGAACTTCTTCAATCACAAACGTCTCACAAAGCCTCTGGGAATCCTGAGTATTTTTCGCAAAAAAACACAAAGAATATTCTCTTTATCTCCGGAGAGCCCAACACACCTGGCGTAGAATATCGTTGTGTCCGCAATGCTGCGGCCGCTCAGAATGCAGGGTTTAATACTCAAATCAAAGCCTGTGCCGATGTCGGATTTGATGACATTGCTTGGGCTGATGTCATGTTTTTATGGCGCGTCGAGTATAGCGGCCATGTAAGCACCATTTTAGATCTGGCTCGTCAGCAAAACACCCGAACAATCTTCGATACGGATGATATTGTCTTCGTCCCACATTACGCTCGGATAGATCTGATTGATGGTATTCGTTCAATTGGCGCCACCGAAAGTCGTATCGAGCGTTCGTTTGCTGACATGCGCCGCACCCTTCTACAATGCGACCAAGGCTCTACCACCACATCTGAGCTTATGCTGGCTATGCATGAGCTTCAGCCCGTGGTTCACTTACTCCCGAACACGTATAGTTCGGATGTCTTAAAAAAATCCCGGCTAGGCTTTCGTCTTAAAAAACAATTGGATGACACAACGGACCAACCCCTTGTTCTGATTGGTTACGCCACAGGTTCACGCACTCACCAAAAAGATTTCTCCATCGCATGCTCCGCTCTCGTGAGCGTTTTAAAAAAATGCCCTCACGCACGAGTGGTCCTCTTCCGGGAAAAAGATAATAAAAAGCCTGTCCTACTCATAGAAGAGTTTCCACAACTTCAGGATGTAATATCTCAAATAGAATGGCGCGATATGGTTCCTCTAAACGAACTCGCCCATGAATTCGCACGGTTTGATATCTCTATCGCTCCCGTTGAAGTTGGTAATGTTTTTTGTGAAGCCAAAAGCGAAATTAAATTCCTAGAAGCATCACTTGCAGGAAGCACATCCATTGTTTCCCCTACAGGCCCTTTCTCCCGCGTCATTAAACATGGCGAAACGGGCTTCTTCGCTCAAACATCTGAAGAATGGGAAAATGCTCTTCTCTTTCTAATCGATCATCCGAAAGAGCGAAAAATCATGGCACGAAACGCTTACTATAGCGTTCTGTGGCCCTTTAGTCCGGAAGCGCAGGCCCAGCGCATGCATCTTGCTCTTTCTTCTTTTGATGGAAGTATTCAAGCCGCCCAAGCAGGAGAAACTCTTCTAGCACGACAGAATCTATCTTCACGCTCCCTGCCTGACATCCCTGATAGTGAAACCATTTACTATCATGATAATCTAAATACATCAGACGTTACTGTCGTCATCACATCCTATAATTATGAACCGTACCTATTGGATGCCCTTCAATCCGTCTTTGAACAAACTCTTCAAAACTTGGATTTAATTGTTGTCGATGACGGCTCTCATGACCAATCGATTTCTCTTCTCAAAACGTGGATGGGAAGAAACACACACCGCTTCAATCGTTTAATCTTAAAAAGATCGATACAAAATGCTGGATTAGGTGGCGCGCGTAATATTGGAGTTGATGCGGCTGAAACTCCTTACATCATGCAACTCGATGCTGATAACAAGCTACGCCCCTCTGCCTGTGAAGAGCTTCTCCAATCAATGACCTTCGGCATAGCTTACGCCTACCCCCTTATTCAACGCTTCAATGAAGACGGGCTAGTACAACCTGAGCATGACCCAGACGTACAAAAACCCCCAGAGGCACAAGCGCTCTTAGGAGATCTTCCCTACCACCCACTCTCTTTAATTTCAGGAAACCGTATTGATGCTATGGCTATGATTGCCAAGTGGGCCTGGGCTGCTGCTGGTGGATATTATGTTTCACGTGAAGCAATGGGCTGGGAAGATTTCGATTTATGGTGCTCTCTCGCAGAGCTTGGTCTTCCCGGAAAACATGTTCCAAGCATTCTAGCCGACTATCGACAACACGAATCTTCCATGACCAATGCCTCCACGGAGCGCGCACTCCACAAAGCGCGTGTTGTTGAGTTTGTTCAAAACCGTCACCCTTGGATCAATCTCACCGCAAAAGCAGCACAACCTCGCCATTAA
- a CDS encoding calcium-binding protein, which yields MAVTTVVGASGHILAVTVDGAQAEALAKQYSSAVTAAKSRLTSYDLVPGSNNSISSPTGVAQGIITQGGSYNINGDVAYIAAGSYGPLDSPYGPKRGNVNPQDTLRGAATINTSGDTAKSINILAGDWDGVTVNIANNQNGKFVGGVGDNVFNGKGLTGSWNIATGSGNDTINGTNGNNTIAGGTGNNAIYLGQGRNIVLSEGQDTVTGVAGSRDTVTLLGGSSLVNIRENATVFDAADHNQVTVGTNSFITGGSSSNYSINGGTGTVFGGQSDTISAAGDMQQVRGDSNNLSVAGSLQFLNGTGNTAITAGQATMFGASGLHLTFDATNTDGQENLFVGNDGDEYISAASSHGTLHAFAGTGDTTIIGGTASDTLVGGTGKSTLQGGSGDSNLFAITKGHAGSEYTIQDFGSAAGNLMALYQYGLQNNGGLQNVLSHATVAGGNSTIALDDGSKITFVGVTQLSTKNFTLS from the coding sequence ATGGCAGTCACTACAGTGGTTGGCGCCTCTGGCCATATTTTGGCAGTAACGGTAGACGGAGCTCAAGCAGAAGCTCTGGCTAAGCAATATTCATCTGCAGTAACGGCAGCGAAGTCACGCCTAACAAGCTACGACTTGGTTCCTGGTAGTAACAATAGCATTTCTTCGCCAACAGGTGTTGCGCAAGGGATCATTACTCAGGGCGGAAGCTACAACATTAATGGTGATGTGGCCTACATCGCAGCTGGTAGCTATGGCCCACTGGATTCACCATATGGTCCTAAGAGAGGGAATGTTAACCCTCAAGACACCCTAAGAGGTGCTGCAACCATTAACACATCTGGCGACACTGCTAAGAGCATCAACATTCTTGCAGGTGACTGGGATGGCGTTACAGTTAATATCGCGAACAACCAGAATGGTAAATTTGTTGGCGGTGTTGGTGACAACGTATTTAATGGTAAGGGCCTAACAGGTAGCTGGAATATTGCTACAGGTTCTGGAAACGATACTATTAACGGTACAAACGGCAACAACACGATTGCAGGTGGTACTGGTAATAACGCAATCTATCTTGGACAAGGACGAAATATTGTTCTTTCCGAAGGTCAGGACACAGTTACAGGTGTAGCCGGTAGTAGGGATACTGTTACCCTTCTTGGCGGTAGTTCTCTTGTTAATATACGTGAAAACGCAACTGTTTTTGATGCTGCAGATCATAACCAAGTTACGGTTGGCACAAACAGCTTTATCACGGGTGGAAGCTCAAGTAACTACTCGATCAACGGTGGCACAGGTACTGTTTTCGGTGGTCAAAGCGATACCATTTCTGCTGCAGGAGATATGCAGCAGGTTCGCGGTGATAGCAATAACCTAAGTGTTGCAGGTAGCCTGCAGTTCTTGAATGGTACTGGCAATACAGCGATCACTGCTGGTCAGGCAACGATGTTCGGTGCAAGCGGTCTGCACCTAACGTTTGATGCTACGAATACAGATGGTCAAGAAAATCTCTTCGTCGGCAACGATGGAGATGAATATATTTCTGCAGCATCTTCCCATGGTACTTTGCACGCGTTTGCAGGCACAGGGGATACAACAATTATCGGTGGTACTGCTTCTGATACGTTGGTTGGTGGAACAGGTAAGTCTACTCTTCAGGGTGGTTCTGGCGACTCTAACCTATTTGCTATTACGAAAGGTCATGCTGGTAGCGAGTACACCATCCAAGACTTTGGTAGTGCAGCAGGTAACTTGATGGCTCTGTATCAATATGGCCTTCAAAACAACGGTGGTCTGCAGAATGTTCTAAGTCATGCAACGGTTGCTGGTGGTAACTCAACAATCGCATTGGATGATGGTTCAAAGATTACATTTGTTGGTGTAACACAGCTATCAACTAAGAACTTCACATTGAGCTAA